The sequence below is a genomic window from Lolium perenne isolate Kyuss_39 chromosome 7, Kyuss_2.0, whole genome shotgun sequence.
TTTGCGGCTAGAGTTACCAGTGGGTTCTAGTGTGTATCAATCAGTCGGGGTTCAGATTTCAGGGCTAACGTTACATCTCAGTTCTAGTGTGTATCAATCAGCTGACTAGTGGAATGAAACCGTAGCAGCCGTAACACACTGAGTCATTAACTTGTTAGTTTTATCTAGAAGTCTAGGCACTATTCAAGCCTCTGAAATTTCTTGCTTGGGGCAGATGAGTTTCCCGGATTTTAAAATGGCTGAAAGACATTCCGAGCGGGGCAGGTATTCCTGTCGCTAACACTCCCTCGATATTCCGTTTGCAGCGAGGAGGACAGGAAATGGTTCATGGAGGCGATGCAGGCGAATACAATCGATGTTGTCGGCAGGATGAAGGAGATCGCCCAGGTGATGAAAACCCCTGATGATGTGTTGCAGTCTCAAGGCGTGACTACAGAGAACATTGAAGGTACCTTTTCAAGTGATCATGTCCTCTTCTTGCCATCTCGATTCGTTCTCAAAGAAGCATTTGCTTTATCATGGCTTCTACATTCTGGCTGCTACATAGCTGTTGTTTTGTTTTATACAGAGTTTGTTTATGTACCCAACACACTGTTTAGCTGCTAGTGCTCACATCTCTAAGAGCGTTTTCAACATTGCAATAGAACCAGTGCTGTACAACATGCAAATCTTTCATTAGTTTTATAACTAGGACCTAGGAAGTTTACTTAAGTTAATAGTTTTTCTATGCTAGAGGATATGATAGATGAATAAAATGTGGCAAACGGACAAGTGACTACAGCGATGAGCAATATTTCCTGTTCTGATTTTACACAGTTGGCTTGCTTTTCTGCTGCCTTTATGATGTGAAtttatttttcttttatttgattgtgCAATTGTGTGCCTTGTCGGATTGTTTGACACTTTATGATATACATGTGGTTTGAGGGAAACATTGTTGCAAGTGCCATCAAGTTTTTCTGCTATGTGTTTCTGTATCTATTTCCTTCCTGCTTGGCCGCTTCATGTTCTAAATGCAGTATATGACTATTTGGACTAGCTACTGCTTTTCCTTTCATACCCTCTGTACATGTTTAGAATTCCCTTTTGCACCTGAATCTGATTTTTATGTGCATGCTAAAAGTCCATTGAGCTAACCATTCTATAACTTCATGACCAGATATGTTGGATGAGTTACAAGAGCACGTGGAATCCATTGATATGGCAAATGGTAAGATCATCGTTGTTGAATCAAATCATCTCTCTGATCTTATATGGTCATTTTGTGGTTAATCATATgaatttttttttgcgaattagtTACATCATGATAACTGGCACATTACTGTTCTTATTACTACCATTTACAATTTCTAGATCGTTTTCGGAATTGATAAATGGTGCGCTTCTCAGATGTGTGCAGAGTAAGGGTCGCGGGAAGGATCCGGCCGAAGAACGCCGATGAACTAGCTCAGGGCGCTGACTTCGATAATATTGTGGAGTTGCAGCCTGAGGTTAGTATGTCCGGCCTATTTTACTCGCTGAGCCCGTGCTTCTTTATTAGCATCACCGACATCATGGATTAAAGTTCTTTTGAAATTTTTGCTCGCTATTGCAAGTACATTGTATAGGATTGGTGGATTTTGCAGATCATTGTTACTCCATGGTTGAGAGGAGAGATTCCTGTTGCATAGTTAGCACTATATTATAATAGATCACATGATTAGTCCACCTACAAAAGTGATGCCATAAACTTGTTAATTTGGTATATGTAAAGTGAGTTATCTAAATTTGTGAACAATCTCTCTGCTGTTTGCTAAGAAATTTAACTGTAGCTTTACGGGCTTGGCTAGTCGATTCTATGTAGTTCCCTTGTGTTTGAGATTTTGGAATGTAGACAGAGGCACGCTGATGATAGCTGAGTCCGCACGCTGATGAAATTATATCTCGTATTGGTGAtaatgttttttctttcttttatcCGCAAGTTCTGTTTATACTCAACAAAATCTGTGCACTTAGCAGCACCTATTATACATCTTCAGAAATCGTAACCTAGCCGGACACTTACTATTTCCTATGTCCTGAATCTAATTCACATGAACTGGATTTCAATTTTTCTTGCCCTTCTTCTCTTGTTCATGTTCATGCCTTTTATGTCTTATTATTAATCCTCTTTTCAACTTATTACTAATCTGGCATCTAGGTGAGACGTAGAGCAGTTGTACCATCTCTACACAAAATATTTCTCCCAGTGATCGTTCGTCGTCGTAGCTTTTATATCTTACTTATTAACCCTTTCTTCAACTTATTATTTGTCTGGCATCTATTTTAGGTGAGACGTAGAGCAGTTGTACCATCTCTACACAAAAGATATCTGTCAGTGATGGTTGATAAAGTATTTTGTAATTGTGCCGAGAGATTAGTGGAAAAGCTTGAGACATATGCTTTGAGTGGTGAACCTGTTAATATGGAAGCGAGGTTTTCTCAAATGACTCTAGATGTGATTGGTCCCTTGTTCAACTACACTCCCATAAATTTTAGAAGTTTACCATATATATCAGTATCTGGTTCCAAACACTAAACTAACTCTTAGAAGTTTGCTGCTCATCACTTTCTCGTGTTCCCATGTAGAATGTTGAATTAGCTCTTAttctgtactccctccgttccctaTTAACTGACTCTGATTTATTACAACTTTTTACTAAATCAGAGTCAATTAATAGGGAACACAGGGAGTACTTGCTTGCTTAATGCTACCCCCTACAAAAAAAGATTGGCAATTGAAATTCTTTGGACAGTTAATCAACAGTTGACAAAAAACATTCAACCTGCTGTCGACGATGTCCAGTCTTATTCACTTGCATTTCTTTTCACATTTAATGACATGCCACTTTCCTTTGAATCTTTTACTAGTTCATTGCTCTCTGATCTGCTTATATTTTGGTTAGTTTTCATTTAACCTTTTGTTGTGTAGAATAAGATTGTATAGGGATCTGTCGATGTCGAACTATTCTTAGAGGCTGCACTTGGTTTATATTATGGAAAAGTAAACAAACCTGACAGGCTAAAGGTGATCATTGTATTGCTTACTGGTTAGGGACATGTTACAGTTACACAATCAAACATGAATTGGATTTATTGTGTTCTCAGCTACTCAACTTACCTCTAATTCGGAACATACATTCTGTAGGCTCTTTTACTTCTTGCACGCTCCATTGAGGCAGATCCAAGCACATTTGTGTTTtatcttcatatttactatcaaaAGGATGAAGGACTTGGAACATTTTCAGTGAACTGCAGGAGGATGGGTGGAGGGTGGAGGGTGGAGGGCGGAGGGCGCGCTCACCGGTGCTCTGGCATCATGCTCGACGAGGAAGAGGGCTTGGcgtcggggacgtgaacctggctgTGGCGTCGGATGCATGGCGTAGCTGGCGCAACTTCCTGTTTGCAGGCAGTATAGCAACCTTAAAAATGCCTAAGAAAATAATCAGCGGCACCAGAATTTAAAGCCTGAAAAAGTAATTGTAGGCATCCTTTAAAAGTGCCGGCAAAAAGTTTAGATGGTATCCCTAGAAAAGTGCCAGGAAAAAGATTTCGTGATATTTTTCGAAAAGTACCGGCAAAAAGATTCTATGGCATTTTTGGAAAGTGCCAGCAAAAAGATTCCATGACATCTTTCAAAAGTGCCGGCAATATTAACTAGCGGCATTTATGGAAGTGCCTTAAAATATAATTAACGGCACTTTTGTAAAAAAAAATGCCGGCAAAGACCTACCTCGACTGGAATAAACGCAGCATTTTTTTTTATGCCTTGAAAAATCTTTACCGGCACGTTTGGTGCCTTTGCCGGCACTTTTTTGTGCCGGCAATCTAGGTACCTGACGCAGTGACGCGTGCGGGCCGGTACACTGATCGGTTTGCCTCACAAGATATTTTGGCCAGCTGAAAGCGATCTGATAAACATCAAAAACAAGATCGCTATTAGCGCGCGCGTGCGAGCG
It includes:
- the LOC127317975 gene encoding uncharacterized protein isoform X5; this translates as MAKEGAGGGPDWNGLLKWSLAHGGDGTTPSRALSEEDRKWFMEAMQANTIDVVGRMKEIAQVMKTPDDVLQSQGVTTENIEDMLDELQEHVESIDMANDVCRVRVAGRIRPKNADELAQGADFDNIVELQPENKIV
- the LOC127317975 gene encoding uncharacterized protein isoform X4 codes for the protein MAKEGAGGGPDWNGLLKWSLAHGGDGTTPSRALSEEDRKWFMEAMQANTIDVVGRMKEIAQVMKTPDDVLQSQGVTTENIEDMLDELQEHVESIDMANDVCRVRVAGRIRPKNADELAQGADFDNIVELQPEVRRRAVVPSLHKIFLPVIVRRRSFYILLINPFFNLLFVWHLF
- the LOC127317975 gene encoding uncharacterized protein isoform X6, translated to MAKEGAGGGPDWNGLLKWSLAHGGDGTTPSRALSEEDRKWFMEAMQANTIDVVGRMKEIAQVMKTPDDVLQSQGVTTENIEDMLDELQEHVESIDMANDVCRVRVAGRIRPKNADELAQGADFDNIVELQPE
- the LOC127317975 gene encoding uncharacterized protein isoform X2; the encoded protein is MAKEGAGGGPDWNGLLKWSLAHGGDGTTPSRALSEEDRKWFMEAMQANTIDVVGRMKEIAQVMKTPDDVLQSQGVTTENIEDMLDELQEHVESIDMANDVCRVRVAGRIRPKNADELAQGADFDNIVELQPEVRRRAVVPSLHKRYLSVMVDKVFCNCAERLVEKLETYALSGEPVNMEARFSQMTLDVIGSFTSCTLH
- the LOC127317975 gene encoding uncharacterized protein isoform X1, coding for MAKEGAGGGPDWNGLLKWSLAHGGDGTTPSRALSEEDRKWFMEAMQANTIDVVGRMKEIAQVMKTPDDVLQSQGVTTENIEDMLDELQEHVESIDMANDVCRVRVAGRIRPKNADELAQGADFDNIVELQPEVRRRAVVPSLHKRYLSVMVDKVFCNCAERLVEKLETYALSGEPVNMEARFSQMTLDVIGPLFNYTPINFRSLPYISVSGSKH
- the LOC127317975 gene encoding uncharacterized protein isoform X3, with translation MAKEGAGGGPDWNGLLKWSLAHGGDGTTPSRALSEEDRKWFMEAMQANTIDVVGRMKEIAQVMKTPDDVLQSQGVTTENIEDMLDELQEHVESIDMANDVCRVRVAGRIRPKNADELAQGADFDNIVELQPEVRRRAVVPSLHKRYLSVMVDKVFCNCAERLVEKLETYALSGEPVNMEARFSQMTLDVIE